The following proteins are encoded in a genomic region of Aquella oligotrophica:
- the truB gene encoding tRNA pseudouridine(55) synthase TruB, whose translation MSLPKTMSRKIRNQIDGILLLDKPLGISSNQAINKVKYLLNATKVGHTGTLDPMATGLLPVCLGEATKFASYLLDGDKEYYATMQLGVVTNTGDAEGKIIARNSVNVSLELIQLALGKFTGEIHQIPPMYSALKHNGQPLYEYARAGITIERQSRKVSIYELELINYDSIKQQLEFRALVSKGTYIRTLAEDIGNFLGCGASLIALRRTRTNQFSINTAITIEKVAEDISNLPLLPIDSILPDLNSYQINDAQYIKVGHGNVCEINEQLDLGKYRLYYQSKFLGVADIIEDNGRLQLKPKRMIQQMIIN comes from the coding sequence GTGAGTTTACCGAAGACGATGAGCCGGAAGATCAGAAACCAGATTGATGGTATTTTGTTGTTGGATAAACCATTAGGAATATCCAGCAATCAGGCAATCAATAAGGTTAAATATTTGCTTAATGCAACCAAAGTAGGTCATACTGGAACCCTAGATCCTATGGCAACAGGTTTATTACCAGTATGCCTTGGTGAGGCGACTAAGTTTGCTTCTTATCTGCTTGATGGTGATAAGGAATATTACGCTACAATGCAGTTGGGTGTAGTTACCAATACTGGTGATGCAGAAGGCAAAATTATTGCTAGAAATAGTGTCAATGTAAGTCTGGAGTTAATTCAGTTAGCATTAGGCAAATTTACTGGAGAGATTCATCAGATTCCACCGATGTATTCTGCGTTAAAGCATAATGGGCAACCGCTTTACGAATACGCGCGGGCAGGTATTACTATTGAACGCCAGTCAAGAAAAGTTAGCATTTATGAGTTGGAATTGATTAATTATGATTCAATTAAGCAACAGCTCGAGTTTCGTGCTTTAGTAAGTAAAGGAACATATATCCGTACCTTGGCTGAAGATATTGGTAATTTTCTTGGCTGTGGAGCTTCGCTTATCGCGCTTAGACGAACTCGGACTAATCAATTTTCTATTAATACTGCGATTACTATTGAAAAAGTAGCTGAAGATATTAGCAATTTACCGTTGTTACCGATAGACTCAATTTTGCCAGATTTAAACTCGTACCAGATCAATGATGCGCAGTATATTAAAGTTGGGCATGGTAACGTTTGTGAGATTAATGAGCAATTAGATTTGGGCAAATATCGACTTTACTATCAATCAAAATTTCTTGGGGTTGCAGATATTATAGAAGATAACGGACGCTTGCAATTAAAACCTAAACGAATGATACAACAGATGATTATAAATTAA
- a CDS encoding TetR/AcrR family transcriptional regulator — protein sequence MAKKQKILESATKLFMQEGYGRVSMDQVTRESLVSKATVYAHFKNKNELFVASLTYYQELHQIKAPIFKSKAAKNLDDLYFSVRDYSQQAYDYYNTDAIVNLYRILIAEINEFPELFEMFFGNHTGITKTLSDFLGLLPEKIIITKIIVIFWLVRYWIWFVVQPFGLSS from the coding sequence ATGGCAAAAAAGCAAAAAATTTTGGAATCAGCAACCAAACTCTTTATGCAAGAAGGGTATGGTAGGGTAAGTATGGATCAAGTGACTAGAGAGTCTCTGGTATCTAAGGCAACGGTTTATGCTCATTTTAAAAATAAAAATGAGTTATTTGTGGCAAGCCTTACTTATTATCAGGAATTACATCAGATAAAAGCACCGATATTTAAGTCTAAAGCAGCAAAGAATTTGGATGACTTATATTTTAGTGTGCGAGATTATAGCCAGCAGGCATATGACTATTATAATACTGATGCAATTGTGAATCTGTATCGGATATTGATTGCGGAGATAAATGAATTTCCTGAGCTCTTTGAGATGTTTTTTGGTAATCATACCGGAATAACTAAGACATTGTCCGATTTCTTGGGGCTTTTGCCAGAGAAAATAATTATAACGAAGATAATTGTTATATTTTGGCTTGTCAGATATTGGATCTGGTTCGTGGTGCAACCATTTGGACTAAGCTCGTAA
- the fabG gene encoding 3-oxoacyl-ACP reductase FabG, producing MSDIKKVALVTGASRGIGKSIALTLARSGITVIGTATSDAGAAAITDYLKEFGGRGIALNVNDKESIDSVVKNIAENEGDVTILVNNAGITKDTLLLRMKEEDWDAVLDTNLKSVFLLVKATIRGMTKAQFGRIINIASVIGFMGNPGQLNYSAAKGGMIAMTKSLAKEFGSRNITANCVAPGFIQTDMTDKLSEDVKAAYIKAIPLGRLGQPEDIANAVKYLASDDAGYVTGSTIHVNGGMYV from the coding sequence ATGAGTGATATCAAAAAAGTAGCATTGGTAACTGGAGCAAGTAGAGGAATTGGTAAATCGATTGCACTTACTTTGGCAAGATCAGGTATTACCGTAATTGGTACTGCTACTTCTGATGCTGGTGCAGCAGCAATAACCGATTATCTAAAAGAGTTTGGTGGCAGAGGTATTGCACTAAATGTTAATGATAAAGAAAGCATTGATTCAGTTGTCAAGAATATTGCTGAAAATGAAGGCGATGTAACTATACTTGTGAATAATGCTGGAATTACTAAAGACACACTTTTATTGCGTATGAAAGAAGAAGATTGGGATGCGGTACTTGATACTAATCTTAAATCTGTATTTCTGCTAGTAAAAGCTACTATTCGTGGTATGACTAAGGCACAGTTTGGACGGATTATCAATATTGCATCAGTTATTGGCTTCATGGGTAATCCTGGTCAGCTGAATTATTCTGCTGCTAAGGGTGGTATGATTGCTATGACGAAATCATTAGCTAAAGAATTTGGTAGTCGTAATATTACCGCTAACTGTGTAGCACCAGGATTTATTCAAACTGATATGACTGATAAATTATCGGAAGATGTTAAGGCTGCATATATTAAAGCTATTCCATTAGGTCGTTTGGGACAACCAGAAGATATTGCCAATGCTGTCAAATACCTAGCAAGTGATGATGCTGGTTATGTAACTGGCTCAACAATTCATGTAAATGGTGGGATGTACGTTTAA
- the infB gene encoding translation initiation factor IF-2 translates to MTIKEFALELNISQSELLSKFKQAGIDKSIDDEVSAEDKTKLLEYLSGASSAKPKKLSLGKKKEATTDATAIEEDANPGGKIKVEIKRKKIIHKNVNNEEIIEPTHQKTEVREVPTTLAEETTPVDNVEPQVAAVVPDTTINDAIIVEEQGVVVEEASAKLSRPAVKKDKGAELDDVEDKKGAKLQPGKVVKKPNKMKVIGKEDSSLEDGVLDEAFDDIKVEIEEDIEVIPATHQVAKKSEHKVKAPAKALKVQEFQKPVKPQTLEIAIPEAITVADLAHKMSVKAAEVVKRLMKMGMMVTINQSIDQDTAMLVVEEMGHTPVAAAVNDPESFLDEVVSHDDSDLKPRAPVVTVMGHVDHGKTSLLDYIRKAKVAAGEAGGITQHIGAYHVETENGMVTFLDTPGHEAFTALRARGAQLTDIVILVVAADDGIMPQTIEAINHSKAAGVPIVVAMNKMDKPEANPDKVKQELTTYELVAEDWGGDVMCVPVSAKTGAGIDDLIQAVLLQAEVLELKATYDTPAKAVVIESRLDKGRGSVVTVLVQSGALRKGDIVLAGTSYGRVRAMLDERGKPVDEAGPSIPVEILGLTEVPNAGDDLIVVKDERKAREIASFREEKSRQERLMKQQAAKLDNLFSVGAGEIKSLNIIIKSDVQGSYEALTHSLQRLSNEEVQVQVVHAAVGGINESDINLAIASSAIVVGFNTRADNNAKKQAEANNIEIRYYNIIYEVIDDVKAALSGLLSPEERETITGNVQIRQVFSFGKLVIGGCMVLDGIIRRNSKVRIIRDSMVIHSGELSGLKRFKDDVKEVKSGYECGLSLKDFNDLKEGDIVEAYEISEVQRTLE, encoded by the coding sequence ATGACTATAAAAGAATTTGCTCTTGAATTAAATATTTCCCAGTCTGAGCTTTTAAGTAAGTTTAAACAGGCCGGAATTGACAAATCAATTGATGATGAGGTCTCTGCTGAAGATAAAACCAAACTTTTAGAATATCTTAGCGGTGCAAGTAGCGCAAAACCTAAAAAACTATCACTAGGCAAAAAGAAAGAAGCTACTACTGATGCAACGGCTATAGAGGAAGACGCTAATCCTGGTGGCAAAATTAAGGTTGAGATAAAGCGGAAAAAAATTATTCACAAAAATGTAAATAATGAAGAAATAATTGAGCCAACACATCAGAAAACTGAAGTTCGTGAAGTTCCTACTACGCTAGCTGAAGAAACCACTCCTGTTGATAACGTGGAACCACAAGTTGCGGCAGTAGTACCTGATACTACTATTAATGATGCTATTATTGTTGAAGAACAAGGTGTAGTAGTTGAGGAGGCATCAGCAAAATTATCAAGACCTGCAGTGAAAAAAGATAAAGGTGCGGAACTTGATGATGTTGAAGATAAAAAAGGTGCCAAACTACAACCTGGTAAGGTAGTTAAGAAACCAAATAAAATGAAAGTTATTGGTAAGGAAGACTCTAGCTTGGAAGATGGGGTTCTTGATGAGGCATTTGATGATATTAAGGTAGAGATAGAGGAAGATATTGAAGTTATTCCTGCTACTCATCAGGTAGCTAAAAAATCAGAGCATAAGGTGAAAGCTCCAGCTAAAGCCTTGAAAGTACAGGAGTTCCAGAAGCCAGTGAAGCCACAAACACTTGAAATAGCCATCCCTGAAGCAATAACAGTTGCCGATCTGGCACATAAGATGTCAGTAAAAGCAGCTGAAGTTGTCAAACGCTTAATGAAAATGGGCATGATGGTAACGATTAACCAGTCAATTGATCAGGATACGGCAATGCTGGTGGTCGAAGAAATGGGGCATACTCCTGTTGCTGCCGCGGTTAATGACCCAGAAAGCTTCTTGGATGAAGTTGTTTCTCATGATGACTCTGATCTTAAACCAAGAGCACCAGTCGTAACGGTAATGGGGCACGTGGATCATGGTAAAACTTCATTACTTGATTACATTCGTAAAGCTAAAGTTGCCGCAGGTGAAGCTGGTGGGATTACTCAGCATATCGGTGCTTATCATGTAGAAACAGAAAATGGAATGGTGACATTCCTTGATACCCCTGGGCATGAAGCATTTACGGCTTTGCGTGCTCGTGGTGCACAACTTACCGATATAGTAATTTTGGTGGTTGCGGCAGATGACGGGATTATGCCACAGACAATTGAAGCGATCAATCACTCAAAAGCTGCGGGTGTTCCAATCGTAGTTGCAATGAATAAGATGGATAAGCCAGAAGCTAATCCAGATAAAGTAAAACAAGAATTAACCACCTATGAGCTAGTTGCCGAAGATTGGGGTGGTGATGTGATGTGCGTTCCGGTATCAGCAAAAACTGGTGCAGGAATTGATGATTTGATTCAAGCTGTGCTACTACAAGCTGAAGTACTAGAATTAAAAGCAACTTATGATACTCCTGCTAAAGCAGTTGTTATCGAATCAAGGCTAGATAAAGGACGTGGTTCAGTAGTAACAGTTCTAGTGCAATCGGGTGCTTTACGTAAAGGTGACATTGTCCTTGCTGGTACTAGTTATGGACGTGTACGTGCGATGCTTGATGAACGTGGTAAACCTGTTGATGAAGCTGGTCCATCTATTCCTGTTGAGATTTTGGGTCTAACTGAAGTACCTAATGCAGGTGATGATCTAATCGTAGTAAAAGATGAGCGTAAAGCTCGTGAGATAGCGTCTTTCCGTGAAGAAAAATCACGTCAGGAACGTCTAATGAAACAGCAAGCCGCTAAACTTGATAACTTGTTTTCTGTTGGTGCTGGTGAAATTAAATCTCTTAATATTATTATCAAATCAGATGTACAGGGATCATATGAAGCATTAACCCATTCCTTACAACGTTTATCAAATGAAGAAGTTCAGGTTCAGGTAGTTCATGCTGCGGTTGGTGGAATTAATGAGTCGGATATTAACTTGGCGATTGCTTCAAGTGCGATTGTGGTTGGGTTTAATACTCGTGCCGATAATAATGCCAAAAAACAAGCGGAAGCTAATAATATCGAAATTCGCTATTATAATATTATCTATGAAGTTATTGATGATGTTAAAGCTGCATTATCTGGATTATTATCGCCAGAAGAACGTGAGACTATTACCGGAAACGTTCAGATCCGTCAGGTGTTTAGCTTTGGTAAGCTGGTAATTGGTGGTTGTATGGTTCTGGATGGTATTATCCGTCGCAATTCTAAAGTACGGATTATTCGTGATAGTATGGTTATCCATAGTGGTGAACTAAGTGGTTTGAAACGCTTCAAAGATGACGTTAAAGAAGTTAAATCTGGCTATGAATGTGGTTTATCGCTAAAAGATTTCAATGATCTTAAAGAGGGTGATATTGTTGAAGCTTATGAAATCTCAGAAGTTCAGCGTACCTTGGAGTAA
- the rbfA gene encoding 30S ribosome-binding factor RbfA, which translates to MVTKKTNPRSGRMADQIHKDIMQILRSRVKDPRVSWVTVNDVEVTNDYSLATIYYTVMDSNEVDNAAKALEKAKGFIRSELSKGLTTYTVPQLKFVYDKSLERGSRILSLISQVSSEFTEDDEPEDQKPD; encoded by the coding sequence ATGGTTACAAAGAAAACTAATCCGCGCTCAGGGCGGATGGCGGATCAGATCCATAAGGATATTATGCAGATTTTACGAAGTCGGGTAAAAGATCCTCGTGTGTCTTGGGTTACTGTAAATGATGTTGAAGTTACTAATGATTACTCATTGGCAACAATTTACTATACGGTAATGGATAGCAATGAGGTTGATAATGCTGCTAAAGCTTTGGAAAAGGCGAAGGGATTTATTCGTTCAGAATTATCAAAAGGTTTGACAACTTATACCGTGCCGCAGCTTAAATTTGTGTATGATAAGTCGCTTGAACGTGGTTCAAGAATTTTAAGCCTGATTAGTCAAGTTAGTAGTGAGTTTACCGAAGACGATGAGCCGGAAGATCAGAAACCAGATTGA
- a CDS encoding beta-ketoacyl-ACP synthase III, with amino-acid sequence MKYSKIIATGSYLPAKVLTNNDLAKMVDTNDEWIVERTGIKERRTISENENTSDMAYQAALKAIEMAEIDPSSIDFILVATATPDSVFPSTACILQHKLGIKGGGAYDMQAACSGFIYALATADSYIKAGLAKRILVVGADSLSRIVDYTDRGTCILFGDGAGAVILEASDEVGILGAELKADGSYGSILTSSGHLYNGQIKGSPYIYMDGQAVFKFAVKSLTAIAKELLAKVGMTSNEINWMIPHQANLRIIEATAKMLATPINKVVVTVDRHGNTSAASIPLALDEAVRDGRIKRGDNLLFEGIGAGFTWGAVIARF; translated from the coding sequence ATGAAATATTCTAAAATAATTGCAACAGGCAGTTACCTTCCAGCAAAAGTTCTTACTAATAACGATCTAGCAAAGATGGTTGATACAAATGATGAATGGATTGTTGAGCGCACAGGTATAAAAGAGCGGCGCACTATTAGTGAAAATGAAAATACCAGTGATATGGCGTATCAGGCCGCATTGAAGGCTATTGAGATGGCAGAGATTGATCCTTCCTCAATTGATTTTATTCTGGTTGCGACGGCTACACCTGATTCAGTTTTTCCTTCTACAGCTTGTATTTTGCAGCATAAGCTTGGTATTAAGGGTGGCGGTGCCTATGACATGCAGGCAGCTTGTAGCGGCTTTATTTATGCACTTGCCACTGCTGATAGCTATATCAAAGCAGGTTTGGCAAAACGTATTTTAGTTGTTGGAGCAGACAGTCTTTCAAGAATAGTTGATTATACTGATCGTGGAACCTGCATTCTCTTTGGCGATGGGGCTGGTGCAGTTATTCTTGAAGCCAGTGATGAAGTTGGTATCCTTGGCGCGGAATTAAAAGCAGATGGCTCCTATGGATCTATTTTGACAAGTAGTGGGCATCTGTACAATGGTCAGATCAAAGGCAGTCCATATATATATATGGATGGACAGGCTGTATTTAAGTTTGCTGTAAAATCCTTAACCGCAATTGCCAAGGAGCTCTTGGCAAAAGTTGGCATGACTTCTAATGAAATTAACTGGATGATACCGCATCAGGCTAATTTACGGATAATTGAGGCTACAGCAAAAATGTTAGCTACACCAATAAATAAGGTTGTGGTTACAGTTGATCGGCATGGAAATACTTCAGCCGCATCAATTCCGCTAGCTTTAGATGAGGCTGTTCGCGATGGTCGAATCAAACGTGGTGATAACCTTCTTTTTGAAGGTATTGGTGCCGGATTTACTTGGGGTGCAGTTATTGCTAGATTTTAA
- the fabD gene encoding ACP S-malonyltransferase, with protein sequence MAKFAFVFPGQGSQALKMMDGLLEYSVVKDAFKEAKEILGLDFLAMLQEESPENINQTINTQPLLLAASYATYLAWLESSNGKHPDFVAGHSLGEYSALVASGVLSFSDALKLVRKRAEYMQDAVKPGEGAMAAVLGLDDQQVIEACNEVMSSGAGVVQGVNFNSQGQVVIAGSKNAVEKASEVLKAKGARKVMPLPVSVPSHCDLMKPAAEKLALEFEQVRFNQPKIPVVQNVDASIADNVSTIKANLLKQLYSPVLWTKSVQTLAVNEVSLIVECGPGKVLSGLNKRIHESAQLFNLNNRESIENLVAALA encoded by the coding sequence ATGGCTAAATTTGCTTTTGTTTTTCCCGGGCAGGGATCGCAAGCCTTAAAAATGATGGATGGCTTACTTGAGTATTCTGTAGTAAAAGATGCTTTCAAAGAAGCTAAAGAGATTCTCGGGCTAGATTTTCTTGCTATGTTGCAGGAAGAGTCTCCTGAAAATATTAATCAAACAATTAATACTCAGCCATTATTATTGGCAGCAAGCTATGCAACTTATCTTGCTTGGCTTGAATCTTCAAATGGTAAGCATCCGGATTTTGTAGCAGGTCATAGTCTTGGTGAATATTCTGCCTTGGTCGCTAGTGGTGTACTTTCCTTTTCTGATGCACTTAAATTAGTGCGTAAGCGCGCTGAATATATGCAAGACGCTGTTAAACCGGGTGAGGGTGCTATGGCTGCTGTTTTGGGTTTAGATGATCAGCAGGTTATTGAGGCTTGTAATGAGGTTATGTCAAGTGGTGCTGGTGTCGTTCAGGGTGTTAATTTTAATTCACAGGGACAAGTTGTAATTGCGGGTAGCAAAAATGCAGTTGAAAAAGCTAGCGAAGTTTTGAAGGCTAAAGGAGCGCGTAAAGTTATGCCTTTGCCTGTTTCAGTGCCATCGCATTGTGATTTGATGAAGCCTGCTGCTGAAAAGTTAGCTCTTGAATTTGAGCAAGTTAGATTTAATCAGCCAAAAATTCCGGTGGTACAAAATGTTGATGCTAGTATTGCTGATAACGTATCAACAATAAAAGCTAATCTATTAAAACAGCTTTATTCTCCAGTTTTATGGACTAAGAGTGTCCAGACTCTTGCTGTAAATGAAGTTTCATTAATTGTTGAATGTGGTCCGGGTAAAGTGTTATCAGGTTTGAATAAACGGATTCATGAGTCGGCTCAGTTATTTAATTTAAATAATCGAGAGTCTATTGAAAATCTGGTTGCGGCATTGGCATAA
- the rimP gene encoding ribosome maturation factor RimP: MKLLQILEQTVPGLGYELVDVEITPAKIVRVFIDKEGGVTVEDCADVSNHLSRVLVVEEIDYNRLEISSPGLERPLKKLNDYIRFNGRLAKIKTHELINNQKVFEGRIVGVEGEIISLELTDKQIFKVAFDDINRGRLIFEPKKK, encoded by the coding sequence ATGAAGTTACTACAGATTCTTGAGCAAACCGTTCCGGGGTTGGGTTATGAGCTGGTTGATGTTGAAATTACACCAGCCAAAATAGTCCGGGTATTTATTGATAAAGAGGGTGGGGTCACCGTTGAAGATTGTGCCGATGTTTCCAATCATCTTAGTCGAGTACTAGTTGTTGAAGAAATCGATTATAACCGACTTGAAATTTCTTCTCCCGGGCTTGAGCGTCCACTAAAAAAACTAAATGATTATATCCGCTTTAATGGCAGGCTTGCCAAAATTAAAACTCATGAATTAATTAATAATCAGAAAGTTTTTGAGGGTAGAATTGTTGGAGTTGAGGGTGAAATAATAAGCCTTGAACTTACTGATAAACAAATATTTAAAGTCGCTTTTGACGATATAAATCGTGGGCGCTTAATTTTTGAACCAAAAAAGAAATAG
- a CDS encoding helix-turn-helix transcriptional regulator: MISSLEQIVDTYNYTYSDSFIQICDNDFYFQFSGKKALAYMETTRNEADNRRLSEISSPIQHLATEYRKINEPVLTGKAKESIYTTYVKTKQSLVIAQSHVKPIVIKDKIAGLFIDNSITNNILNFDFSLLGNNFAENSATITKMDKSNKEHQELFTEIEELIVFLIVIGKVDKEIADLLQTAGVFLSRAGVSKLIARKIFPKLNTDTRNQFISQVFYRGLIKGLPAILLNNQDLFNLTFKGFMSHN; this comes from the coding sequence ATGATTAGTTCACTTGAGCAAATAGTAGATACATATAATTATACTTATTCTGATTCATTTATCCAGATTTGCGATAATGATTTTTATTTTCAGTTTTCTGGCAAAAAGGCCTTAGCTTACATGGAAACAACAAGAAATGAAGCTGATAACAGGAGGCTATCTGAAATTAGCTCGCCAATACAACATCTTGCTACAGAATATCGAAAAATAAATGAACCAGTTTTAACAGGAAAAGCTAAGGAAAGTATTTACACCACATACGTAAAAACCAAACAATCTCTAGTCATTGCCCAAAGCCATGTAAAACCTATTGTTATAAAAGATAAAATAGCAGGACTTTTCATAGATAATTCAATTACAAATAATATTCTTAACTTTGATTTTAGCCTCCTTGGTAATAATTTTGCTGAAAACTCGGCAACCATTACCAAAATGGACAAATCAAACAAGGAGCATCAGGAACTATTTACAGAAATTGAAGAATTAATAGTATTTTTGATTGTAATTGGCAAGGTGGATAAAGAAATTGCTGATTTATTGCAAACAGCAGGTGTTTTTCTATCAAGAGCGGGAGTATCAAAACTTATCGCGCGTAAAATATTCCCAAAGCTAAATACGGATACTAGAAATCAATTCATCAGTCAAGTATTCTATCGGGGACTAATTAAAGGTCTTCCAGCTATCTTACTTAATAATCAGGACTTATTTAATCTAACATTTAAAGGTTTTATGAGTCATAACTAG
- the nusA gene encoding transcription termination factor NusA: MSKEVLMLVDVLAKEKNLDKEIVFQSLEKALAFATKRSFDGEFPEIDVIIDRNTGKYRTIRKWNVVSDIDFYDDDKELSLSDVRSDPKRFGEDTNIGDVIEEELENVDLGRVSAQTARNIIAQKIKDAERDQVLNEYLSRNNGIIIGKVRKFERGNVIVDCGKVEAIIMRPDLIDKEVLKPGDMTKGYFDKANPQIKNGRLSISRTSEGFLAKLMENNVPEIMNGRVEIKAIARDPGNRAKIAVFTTDQRIDAKGACIGFRNQRIDGVTKELFGEKVDIIEYADDLAQFALNALAPAEIDSITVDEEKRTIDVVVEDDKLGSAIGPDGVNVRLASKLINCTINIYGKTEAKDKKSHERTDLIKSFSEALDVDDDISELLVDNGFTSLEEVAYVDVAELLVIEDFDEDVASELQERAKNKLLSKTIIYKDKMDKLAHELAAVVKFSQDVLLQLVESGILSIDDFADLSGDELMDVISVDIETANKLILKAREVCGYFQE; encoded by the coding sequence ATGAGTAAAGAAGTATTGATGCTAGTTGATGTTTTGGCCAAAGAAAAAAATCTGGACAAAGAAATTGTATTTCAAAGTCTGGAAAAAGCATTGGCATTTGCAACTAAACGTAGTTTTGATGGTGAATTTCCTGAAATTGATGTAATTATTGATCGTAATACTGGTAAATATAGAACTATTCGTAAATGGAATGTAGTTTCAGATATTGATTTTTATGATGATGATAAAGAGCTTTCTCTGTCTGATGTCCGTTCTGATCCAAAACGTTTTGGTGAAGATACCAATATTGGTGATGTGATTGAAGAGGAATTAGAAAATGTTGATTTAGGACGTGTTTCAGCACAAACGGCACGGAATATTATTGCCCAGAAGATCAAAGATGCTGAACGGGATCAGGTTTTAAATGAATATTTATCCCGCAATAATGGAATTATTATTGGAAAAGTTCGTAAATTTGAGCGTGGTAATGTTATTGTTGATTGTGGTAAAGTTGAAGCAATTATCATGCGTCCAGATTTAATTGATAAAGAAGTACTAAAACCAGGAGATATGACAAAAGGTTATTTTGATAAAGCCAATCCGCAAATTAAAAATGGGCGTTTAAGCATTTCACGTACCAGTGAAGGTTTTTTGGCTAAACTTATGGAAAACAATGTGCCAGAGATCATGAATGGTCGCGTTGAGATTAAAGCCATTGCACGTGATCCTGGCAATCGTGCCAAGATTGCTGTGTTTACCACAGACCAACGGATTGATGCTAAGGGTGCTTGTATTGGGTTTAGAAATCAACGTATTGATGGAGTAACTAAGGAGTTATTTGGTGAAAAAGTCGATATTATCGAATATGCTGATGATTTAGCTCAGTTTGCCCTTAATGCATTAGCTCCGGCAGAAATCGATAGTATTACTGTTGATGAAGAAAAACGGACAATTGATGTTGTAGTTGAAGATGATAAGCTTGGTTCGGCAATTGGTCCAGATGGAGTAAATGTAAGACTTGCTAGCAAGTTGATTAATTGTACCATTAATATCTATGGTAAAACTGAAGCCAAAGATAAAAAATCTCACGAACGTACTGATTTGATTAAATCATTTAGTGAGGCTTTGGATGTTGATGATGACATTTCTGAGTTGCTGGTTGATAATGGCTTTACATCGCTTGAAGAGGTTGCTTATGTCGATGTTGCCGAATTACTTGTAATTGAGGATTTTGATGAAGATGTAGCTAGTGAACTTCAGGAGCGAGCAAAAAATAAACTTTTATCCAAAACAATTATTTATAAGGATAAAATGGATAAGCTTGCACATGAGTTGGCAGCGGTTGTAAAGTTTTCGCAAGATGTTTTATTGCAGTTAGTAGAAAGTGGCATTTTAAGTATTGATGATTTTGCTGATTTATCCGGTGATGAGTTGATGGATGTTATCAGTGTTGACATTGAAACAGCTAATAAATTAATTTTAAAAGCTCGTGAAGTATGTGGTTACTTTCAAGAGTAA
- a CDS encoding LysR family transcriptional regulator, whose protein sequence is MTKNSRFSFDDLYFFYKAAEIGSYSLAAKFFSVNSTTVSRRIIALEDSLKVKLVEVSNNSFSLTMKGKLVFDLLAGGEFSFDKLQLLVNNSVDDMIVSGEVLFSLPPGLGISLISKYIPEFIRKNPGIKLNLCYQNKEPELAKDNIDLALVPYITHKHPNQKFKKIASFPIHLLCTKEYKEKYGVPETINELPHHLCVGLITDSFEVYRTVKFKNKNTDEVVMLEMPNNITTNSAINNMELIKSNEVIAGVWDYTGRGIPDHLIHVLPDYEIEPISMYLLKHPYRQSKAINLLAEFIERLFKLFKPSYDS, encoded by the coding sequence ATGACAAAAAATAGCAGATTTTCTTTTGATGATTTATATTTTTTTTATAAAGCGGCTGAAATAGGTTCCTACTCATTGGCGGCAAAATTTTTCTCAGTAAATAGTACTACTGTTAGCCGTAGGATAATAGCACTTGAGGATTCATTGAAAGTAAAGTTAGTCGAAGTTAGTAATAATTCGTTTAGTTTAACCATGAAAGGGAAGCTAGTTTTTGATTTACTGGCTGGTGGTGAATTTAGCTTTGACAAATTGCAACTTCTTGTAAATAATTCCGTTGATGATATGATAGTTTCAGGGGAGGTGCTATTTTCATTACCTCCAGGGTTGGGGATAAGTCTTATCTCTAAGTATATTCCTGAATTTATTCGTAAGAATCCGGGGATTAAACTTAACCTATGTTATCAGAATAAAGAACCTGAATTAGCCAAAGATAATATTGATTTGGCATTGGTGCCATATATTACCCATAAACATCCTAATCAGAAGTTTAAGAAAATTGCAAGTTTTCCTATTCATTTGCTTTGTACCAAAGAGTATAAAGAAAAATATGGAGTGCCTGAGACTATAAATGAATTACCTCATCATCTTTGTGTTGGCTTGATAACAGATAGTTTTGAAGTTTATAGAACGGTGAAATTCAAAAATAAAAATACTGATGAAGTGGTAATGTTGGAAATGCCAAATAATATTACAACAAATAGTGCAATTAATAATATGGAATTGATTAAATCAAATGAAGTAATTGCCGGAGTTTGGGATTACACAGGTAGGGGTATTCCAGATCATTTAATCCATGTGCTACCTGATTATGAAATAGAGCCTATTTCAATGTATTTACTAAAACATCCATATCGTCAGTCAAAGGCAATAAATCTGTTGGCAGAGTTTATTGAGAGGTTGTTTAAATTATTTAAGCCTAGTTATGACTCATAA